A DNA window from Deltaproteobacteria bacterium contains the following coding sequences:
- a CDS encoding inositol monophosphatase has translation MNQFLKIALEAVRESGKIQMAKLGRVRRLRFKGEINPVTEVDLQCEATILKIIRKRFPEHQILSEEAGMMERPSDYRWIVDPLDGTANYSHGYPLFCTSIALEHRGRVIAGAVYEPNLDELFYAERGHGAFLNGRRIRVSKINRMKRALLCTGFAYDLKRVRDNNLKNFGNFIMSAQAVRRDGVAASDLCYVACGRFEGFWELGLWAWDVAAAALIIEEAGGKVSSFNGQRLNIYGREIVASNGLIHHGMLEVLKHGRHR, from the coding sequence AGATGGCTAAACTGGGTCGTGTCCGCCGCCTCCGGTTCAAGGGGGAGATCAATCCGGTTACAGAGGTTGATCTTCAGTGTGAGGCGACGATCCTCAAGATCATCCGCAAGCGATTCCCCGAGCACCAGATTCTCTCCGAAGAGGCCGGAATGATGGAAAGACCCTCCGATTATCGCTGGATCGTCGATCCTCTCGACGGGACGGCCAACTATTCGCATGGCTATCCACTGTTCTGCACATCGATCGCCCTGGAGCATCGAGGCCGAGTTATCGCGGGGGCTGTCTACGAGCCGAATCTCGATGAACTTTTTTATGCAGAGCGTGGGCATGGGGCGTTTCTCAATGGTCGTCGGATTCGGGTCTCCAAAATAAACAGGATGAAGAGGGCCCTTCTCTGTACCGGGTTTGCCTACGACCTCAAGAGGGTGAGGGATAATAACCTTAAAAACTTCGGGAATTTTATTATGTCGGCCCAAGCGGTTCGCCGGGATGGTGTGGCGGCCTCGGATCTCTGTTATGTTGCCTGCGGGCGCTTTGAGGGGTTTTGGGAGTTGGGTTTGTGGGCGTGGGATGTTGCCGCTGCCGCCCTAATCATCGAAGAGGCGGGGGGAAAGGTGAGCAGCTTTAACGGGCAGAGGCTCAATATTTACGGTCGTGAGATTGTTGCGAGCAATGGGCTGATTCATCATGGAATGCTGGAGGTTTTAAAACATGGCCGACACCGGTAG
- a CDS encoding tetratricopeptide repeat protein → MADTGSPKIQRAFELMKEKNYEEAEKLLQSGLRESEQGEKKSEQALFHSVLGILFKLKEDFQNAWRHYEKAEKLLPDDPALKIITAKCLIDQFAQFDTAIKKLKKVLKLTKGVPSFEHQANALLAIAYLKKGDRKEAIDKMVESMRDDFQSMITADNINLDVVAAFAARNFELDLCRQYLEKGLTLAHQRSEKKSIQLFERLLKSCETPPSPLVA, encoded by the coding sequence ATGGCCGACACCGGTAGCCCAAAAATTCAAAGGGCGTTTGAATTGATGAAGGAGAAAAACTATGAGGAGGCGGAAAAACTGCTTCAATCCGGTTTGAGAGAGTCGGAACAGGGGGAGAAGAAATCGGAACAGGCGCTCTTTCACTCAGTCTTGGGAATTCTCTTCAAATTGAAAGAGGATTTTCAGAACGCCTGGCGGCATTACGAGAAGGCCGAAAAGCTCCTTCCGGATGACCCTGCCTTGAAGATTATAACCGCCAAGTGTTTGATCGACCAGTTTGCCCAGTTTGATACGGCAATTAAAAAACTGAAAAAAGTGCTGAAGCTGACCAAAGGGGTTCCCTCCTTTGAGCACCAGGCCAACGCCTTGTTGGCGATTGCCTATCTTAAGAAGGGTGACCGAAAGGAAGCGATTGACAAGATGGTGGAGTCGATGAGGGATGATTTTCAATCGATGATCACGGCCGACAATATCAACCTGGACGTGGTTGCCGCCTTTGCGGCCCGGAATTTTGAGTTGGATCTCTGTCGTCAGTATTTGGAGAAAGGTTTGACACTGGCTCATCAACGGAGCGAAAAGAAGTCGATCCAGTTATTTGAAAGATTGTTGAAGAGTTGTGAGACTCCTCCCTCTCCCCTCGTGGCCTGA
- a CDS encoding aspartate aminotransferase family protein: MSFSVKQLIEDRWGENYELHDRHVNPQFVKVLRTIGFDKIYKRARGPYLYDKDNNQYLDFLSGYGVFALGRNHPRIQETIREILEMDLPHMVQMDCSLLSGLLAERLLTLTPHLDTVFFTNSGTEAVEGAIKFSRGATGRDQILYLKNAFHGLTLGSLSANGNPEFRDNFGTLLPGKEVPNNDLKALEQELSQKTYAAFIFEPIQGKGLYLTETGFLKEAERLCKKYGTLMIADEVQTGLGRTGRWFAYEQAGISPDLVCIAKGLSGGFVPIGAILYRREIYRKIFSKMDRCVVHSNTFGKNNLAMACGLSTLQIMQEEKLPERAESLGAQLLLGINELGKRYEMFKEARGRGLMIGIEFQEPKSLKLRAGWKMIHVAHGLFGQMIVVPLLTKHRILTQVAGHNDLVKLLPPLIIDEKDVQNFLQAFDQVVSDCHKFPGAAWEIGMTLAKNALSS, translated from the coding sequence ATGTCATTCTCCGTCAAACAGTTGATTGAAGATCGATGGGGCGAGAACTACGAGCTTCACGATCGGCATGTCAATCCCCAGTTCGTCAAGGTGCTCCGAACGATCGGCTTTGACAAAATATATAAACGAGCCCGAGGGCCGTACCTTTATGACAAGGATAACAATCAGTATCTCGATTTTCTCTCCGGTTATGGCGTCTTTGCGCTGGGCCGCAATCATCCGCGCATCCAGGAGACAATCCGGGAGATTCTTGAGATGGACCTCCCTCATATGGTGCAGATGGACTGCTCCTTGCTCTCCGGTCTGCTGGCCGAAAGACTGTTAACTCTCACCCCGCACCTTGATACCGTCTTCTTCACCAACTCCGGAACCGAGGCGGTGGAAGGAGCCATCAAATTTTCCCGTGGGGCGACCGGCAGGGATCAGATTCTTTATCTGAAAAATGCCTTTCATGGATTGACGCTCGGCTCTCTCTCCGCCAACGGCAATCCTGAATTCCGTGACAATTTCGGAACACTCCTCCCTGGCAAGGAGGTCCCTAACAATGACCTCAAGGCACTCGAACAGGAGCTCTCTCAAAAAACATACGCCGCTTTTATCTTCGAACCGATCCAGGGGAAGGGTCTCTATCTGACCGAAACCGGTTTCTTGAAAGAGGCGGAACGGCTCTGCAAGAAATACGGGACCCTTATGATCGCCGATGAGGTGCAGACCGGTCTCGGCCGGACGGGAAGGTGGTTTGCCTACGAACAGGCCGGGATTTCACCCGACCTTGTCTGCATTGCCAAGGGGCTCTCCGGCGGTTTTGTTCCGATCGGGGCGATCCTCTACCGGCGTGAGATCTACAGGAAGATCTTCTCCAAGATGGATCGCTGCGTTGTCCACTCTAACACCTTTGGAAAAAACAACCTCGCAATGGCCTGTGGACTATCGACCCTTCAGATCATGCAGGAGGAGAAATTACCCGAGAGGGCTGAATCACTCGGAGCCCAACTCCTTCTGGGGATCAACGAACTCGGAAAGAGATACGAGATGTTCAAGGAGGCGCGTGGAAGAGGACTCATGATCGGAATTGAGTTTCAGGAGCCGAAATCGCTCAAGCTCCGGGCCGGCTGGAAGATGATCCATGTCGCTCATGGTCTCTTTGGTCAGATGATTGTGGTCCCTTTGCTGACCAAGCATCGGATCCTCACACAGGTCGCAGGACACAACGACCTCGTGAAATTGCTACCACCACTGATTATTGATGAAAAAGATGTCCAGAATTTTCTGCAGGCGTTTGATCAGGTTGTCTCTGATTGCCACAAATTTCCCGGCGCCGCCTGGGAGATCGGAATGACGCTCGCCAAAAATGCCTTATCTTCGTAA
- a CDS encoding ferredoxin has translation MGEAAKKMEGYAVSEACIACDACCNDFSEVFKMNADHTRAIAYAEVEAGQFDPWDIIYDCPVDAISLIKGELPPPPAGKKPKSTKEEKLPVPEVVDTRPWEVRWAEAEKRGSEPYWERMKRYGQAYSVEETPSQYHFRFSLPTFVPEHPLKYKMNLPNKMPDYKFDIQMTDGGTGLKLKAWLEDASLKRFSGMINSFPDRFQREIDLSSPAKEFKHNYNPQEKVLDIIVDKT, from the coding sequence ATGGGTGAAGCTGCCAAGAAAATGGAAGGGTATGCCGTTTCGGAGGCCTGTATTGCGTGTGACGCCTGTTGTAACGATTTTTCAGAAGTATTCAAGATGAATGCCGACCATACCCGTGCGATCGCCTATGCTGAGGTTGAGGCGGGCCAGTTTGATCCATGGGATATTATTTATGACTGCCCGGTTGATGCGATCTCACTCATCAAAGGGGAGCTTCCACCGCCCCCGGCAGGTAAAAAACCGAAGAGCACCAAGGAAGAAAAACTACCGGTGCCGGAGGTTGTTGATACCCGACCTTGGGAGGTGCGTTGGGCGGAGGCGGAAAAGCGTGGCTCGGAGCCCTACTGGGAACGGATGAAGCGTTATGGGCAGGCGTATTCCGTTGAGGAGACCCCCAGCCAGTATCACTTCAGATTTTCACTGCCGACCTTTGTTCCGGAGCATCCCCTCAAATATAAGATGAATCTCCCGAACAAGATGCCGGATTACAAATTTGATATCCAGATGACAGACGGCGGAACCGGTCTCAAGTTAAAGGCCTGGCTGGAGGATGCCTCTCTCAAGAGATTTTCAGGGATGATTAATTCATTTCCGGACCGCTTTCAGCGTGAGATTGATCTCTCCTCCCCCGCCAAGGAGTTCAAGCACAATTACAATCCGCAAGAGAAGGTTCTCGATATCATTGTCGATAAGACCTGA
- a CDS encoding TatD family hydrolase gives MLIDTHSHLFFKEFKNDLPEVLERARQAGVTTMINVGTDLLSSREAITMAHQFPNLYAAVGVHPHDVARMGEDDLGLIRELAQDEKVVGIGEVGLDYYYEHSPREVQQAALRKFVRLSLELGLPIILHCRDAFDDCFRILDEEGGWQGRGVFHCFTGDWAVASRIVEKRFYISFSGIVTFKKSHSLHEVARSVPADLFFLETDCPFLAPEPFRGKRNEPSFVGKTAESVAQLRGISLEEMARQTTQNAQHLFTLL, from the coding sequence ATGCTCATTGACACGCATTCCCACCTTTTTTTCAAAGAATTCAAAAATGACCTCCCGGAAGTTTTGGAGCGGGCAAGGCAGGCCGGTGTGACGACGATGATCAATGTTGGGACTGATCTTCTCTCAAGTCGTGAAGCGATCACTATGGCCCATCAGTTCCCCAATCTCTATGCTGCCGTCGGAGTCCATCCTCATGATGTTGCCAGGATGGGAGAGGATGATTTGGGTCTTATCCGTGAGCTGGCACAGGACGAAAAGGTGGTCGGGATCGGAGAGGTGGGGCTTGATTATTACTACGAACATTCTCCCAGGGAGGTTCAACAGGCGGCCCTTCGAAAGTTTGTTCGACTCTCCCTCGAACTGGGCCTGCCGATTATTCTTCACTGTCGTGACGCCTTTGACGACTGTTTTCGGATTCTGGATGAGGAAGGGGGATGGCAGGGGAGAGGGGTTTTTCACTGTTTCACAGGGGACTGGGCTGTTGCCTCACGGATTGTTGAAAAGAGGTTTTATATTTCGTTTTCAGGGATTGTGACCTTTAAAAAATCTCACTCATTGCATGAGGTGGCTCGTTCCGTTCCCGCCGACCTTTTTTTTCTGGAGACCGACTGTCCTTTTCTGGCCCCCGAACCGTTTCGGGGCAAAAGAAACGAACCCTCATTTGTCGGGAAGACGGCGGAGTCTGTCGCTCAACTGAGAGGAATCAGCTTGGAAGAGATGGCCCGACAGACGACCCAAAATGCCCAGCACTTGTTTACCCTATTGTAA
- a CDS encoding HU family DNA-binding protein — MTKSELVALIAKDCKISKAVSERALNSVTANVTKCLKKKDKLTLTGFGTFLVSKRRARKGRNPQTGAEIEIRAANVPKFRAGKELRKACQ; from the coding sequence ATGACCAAAAGTGAACTCGTCGCGCTCATCGCGAAGGACTGCAAGATCTCGAAGGCCGTCTCTGAGAGGGCGTTGAATTCCGTTACTGCCAATGTCACAAAGTGTCTGAAGAAAAAGGACAAGTTGACATTGACCGGCTTCGGAACCTTCCTCGTCTCCAAGAGGCGTGCCCGCAAGGGACGCAATCCGCAGACAGGCGCTGAAATCGAAATTCGGGCAGCAAATGTCCCGAAATTCAGAGCCGGGAAAGAGCTTCGAAAGGCTTGTCAGTAA
- the gyrA gene encoding DNA gyrase subunit A, translating into MVRSAEIRPVNIEDEMKDSYLDYAMSVIIGRAIPDARDGLKPVHRRILYAMLQEGLLSNKRYSKCAGVVGEVLKKYHPHGDLAVYDALVRLAQEWNMRYPLIDGQGNFGSIDGDSAAAYRYTEARLTKLAEEMLADIDKETVDFIPNFDESAEEPTVLPSRVPNLLVNGSDGIAVGMATKIPPHHLGEVIDGCLALIKNPEVTVKELMKIIPGPDFPTGGFIHGREGIKNVYETGKGSVQMRGRALIEPVAKGDRESIIITEIPYQVNKARLIERIADLHRDGKIEGISDLRDESDKDGMRIVVELKKGSVSGVVLNQLYAHTPLQTNFGVILLAIIHGKPQILNLKNALQIFVDHRKEVVTRRTIYDLRKAEERAHILEGLKIAVENIDAVINLIKKSQNPQEAKAALMKKFSLSEIQAQSILDIKLQRLTALEREKIVEEYAAVQKEIKRLKEILKSEKLLLEIISGELSEIKKNYHDERRTEIISRTEELSVEDLIQEEEMVVTISHQGYIKRNPISIYRAQRRGGQGKTGMTTRDEDFLRDLFVASTHSYVLIFSSVGKVYWLKVHEIPQAGRTAKGKPVVNLVQMASGEEIAGILTVQQFEEGKHVIFATKRGLVKKTELMAYANPRSAGIIALGVEEGDCLIGAALTSGDQEILLSTREGQAIRFHENEARPMGRTAVGVIGIRLDKKDEVVSLEALRPGQTVLSITENGYGKRTSLEEYRVQGRGGSGIITIKTTERNGPVVGVQQVTDDDHIMVITTSGKIIRLKVSELSVIGRNTQGFRLIHLEQGEKVAAFAKLAEKEGEE; encoded by the coding sequence ATGGTCCGTTCTGCCGAAATTCGACCTGTCAATATCGAAGATGAGATGAAGGACAGCTACCTTGATTACGCGATGAGCGTCATCATCGGTAGGGCGATTCCGGATGCCCGTGATGGGCTCAAGCCGGTTCATCGTCGGATCCTCTATGCGATGCTCCAGGAAGGGCTTCTTTCCAACAAGAGATATTCAAAGTGTGCTGGTGTCGTGGGAGAGGTTCTGAAAAAGTACCATCCCCACGGTGACTTGGCGGTTTACGACGCCCTGGTTCGTCTCGCCCAGGAATGGAACATGAGGTATCCCCTCATTGATGGTCAGGGGAATTTCGGTTCGATCGATGGGGATTCCGCGGCTGCCTATCGATACACCGAGGCACGTCTTACCAAACTGGCTGAGGAGATGCTGGCGGATATCGACAAAGAGACGGTTGATTTCATTCCAAATTTTGACGAATCGGCCGAGGAGCCGACCGTTCTGCCCTCAAGAGTCCCTAATCTGTTGGTCAATGGTTCGGACGGTATTGCCGTTGGCATGGCGACCAAAATCCCCCCCCATCATCTCGGAGAGGTAATTGATGGCTGTTTGGCCCTCATTAAAAATCCTGAGGTGACGGTTAAGGAGTTGATGAAAATCATTCCTGGTCCTGATTTCCCGACGGGGGGTTTTATTCATGGTCGCGAGGGTATCAAGAATGTTTACGAGACCGGCAAGGGTAGCGTCCAGATGCGTGGACGTGCGTTGATCGAACCTGTCGCGAAGGGGGATCGTGAGAGCATCATCATCACAGAAATTCCCTATCAGGTGAACAAGGCGCGTCTCATTGAAAGGATTGCGGATCTTCATCGGGATGGAAAAATTGAAGGAATTTCCGATCTGCGTGATGAGTCGGACAAGGACGGGATGCGAATCGTTGTGGAACTTAAGAAGGGGAGCGTCTCCGGTGTCGTTTTGAATCAGCTTTATGCGCACACCCCGTTGCAGACGAATTTTGGTGTGATCTTGCTCGCGATTATTCATGGGAAACCGCAGATTCTCAATCTGAAAAATGCCCTGCAGATTTTTGTTGATCACCGCAAAGAGGTTGTCACTCGCCGAACTATCTATGATCTCCGTAAGGCGGAGGAGCGGGCTCATATTCTGGAAGGACTCAAGATTGCCGTGGAGAATATTGATGCGGTGATCAATCTCATCAAGAAGTCACAGAACCCCCAAGAGGCGAAAGCTGCGTTGATGAAGAAATTTAGTCTGTCCGAGATTCAGGCTCAGTCAATTTTGGACATCAAGCTTCAGCGGTTGACGGCCTTGGAGAGGGAGAAAATTGTTGAGGAGTATGCGGCAGTTCAGAAGGAGATCAAGAGACTGAAGGAAATCCTGAAAAGTGAGAAACTGCTCCTGGAAATTATTTCAGGTGAACTTTCCGAGATTAAAAAGAACTATCATGATGAGAGGAGGACGGAGATTATTTCCCGAACGGAGGAGCTTTCTGTTGAGGACCTGATTCAAGAAGAAGAGATGGTGGTGACGATCTCCCATCAGGGCTATATCAAACGGAACCCGATTAGCATTTATCGGGCCCAGCGTCGCGGCGGTCAGGGAAAGACCGGGATGACGACCCGTGACGAGGATTTTCTCCGCGATCTCTTTGTTGCCTCCACCCACTCCTACGTTTTGATCTTTTCAAGCGTTGGTAAAGTGTATTGGCTCAAGGTTCATGAAATCCCCCAGGCGGGTCGTACTGCCAAGGGTAAGCCGGTTGTCAATCTGGTTCAAATGGCCTCCGGTGAAGAGATTGCCGGTATCCTGACGGTCCAGCAGTTTGAGGAAGGGAAACATGTTATTTTTGCCACGAAAAGAGGACTGGTCAAAAAGACCGAGCTCATGGCCTACGCCAATCCCCGATCGGCCGGCATTATTGCCCTGGGGGTTGAAGAGGGGGACTGTCTGATCGGGGCCGCCTTGACGTCGGGCGATCAGGAGATTCTTCTTTCAACGCGTGAGGGCCAAGCGATCCGCTTTCATGAAAATGAGGCCCGTCCGATGGGGCGAACGGCAGTCGGTGTTATCGGGATCCGGTTAGATAAAAAGGATGAGGTTGTGAGTCTCGAGGCGCTTCGACCGGGTCAGACGGTTCTTTCCATCACGGAAAACGGATATGGAAAACGGACCTCCCTGGAGGAGTATCGTGTACAAGGCCGTGGGGGGAGCGGCATCATTACCATCAAAACGACCGAACGGAATGGTCCTGTAGTTGGTGTTCAGCAAGTGACCGATGATGACCACATCATGGTTATTACAACCTCTGGTAAAATCATTCGGCTGAAAGTGAGCGAACTGTCGGTTATCGGAAGAAATACGCAAGGATTCCGTCTGATTCATCTGGAACAGGGAGAGAAAGTTGCCGCTTTTGCCAAGTTGGCTGAAAAAGAGGGAGAAGAATAG
- a CDS encoding DUF192 domain-containing protein yields MPSWLKKREKNSLLLFLPILLLVHCSNRAEEVEVLFQSPQGLNFYQLEVAKTGQQRAQGLMFREKLPSRAGMLFVFPQKTASPFWMKNTPLSLDILFINERGVIVDLIERATPFSEELLIPKEPYAYVIEIRGGSSLALGVRVGGQVRLPEACYQRIAPCDPS; encoded by the coding sequence TTGCCAAGTTGGCTGAAAAAGAGGGAGAAGAATAGCCTCCTTCTCTTCTTGCCGATCCTTTTGTTAGTTCACTGCAGTAATCGGGCAGAGGAGGTGGAGGTTCTCTTTCAGTCTCCTCAAGGGCTTAATTTCTATCAATTGGAGGTTGCCAAAACCGGTCAGCAACGAGCCCAGGGGTTGATGTTCAGGGAGAAACTTCCGAGCCGAGCCGGTATGCTTTTCGTATTTCCCCAGAAGACAGCTTCCCCCTTCTGGATGAAAAATACCCCTCTTTCTCTCGATATTCTTTTTATAAACGAGAGGGGGGTGATTGTTGATCTGATTGAAAGGGCGACCCCTTTTTCCGAGGAACTCCTTATTCCAAAAGAGCCGTATGCTTACGTTATTGAAATCAGGGGTGGCTCTTCTCTAGCTCTGGGTGTCCGGGTGGGAGGGCAGGTGCGGTTGCCTGAGGCTTGTTATCAAAGAATTGCACCTTGCGATCCTTCTTGA
- a CDS encoding peptidylprolyl isomerase — MPKSILFVFILSLFFLQGCDHSPALAKVGGKTIHESDLKILEEVNPRLADRLATPEGKRKIVENYVEQSLLYQEAIRRGLQRDERTKKKLDLYRQVIISQALLDDELDKKIKEYYDNNKDEFERVKVAHILIRTVDEKKGKDNKPVSKRTEEAAQALIKKVQERLQKGEEFGKIASEVSEDEMTKKRGGNLEYVTIRDKRLEQKGWLTLSEQAFALKQGDVSTPIKTKDGIHLIKVLEAKTSQSLEEASMGIRFRIQSKVRQDLLDQLKKDRKVQFFDNKPQATAPALPPGHPELEKSHP, encoded by the coding sequence ATGCCAAAGTCTATTCTGTTTGTCTTCATCCTCAGTCTCTTCTTCCTGCAAGGTTGCGATCACAGCCCTGCCTTGGCAAAGGTCGGTGGAAAAACAATCCATGAATCTGACCTGAAGATCCTTGAGGAGGTTAATCCCCGCCTTGCCGATCGACTGGCGACTCCCGAGGGGAAGAGGAAGATTGTAGAAAACTATGTCGAACAGAGCCTGCTTTACCAAGAGGCTATTCGACGGGGGCTGCAGCGCGACGAGAGGACAAAAAAGAAGCTCGATCTCTACCGCCAGGTGATCATCTCACAGGCACTGCTCGACGATGAGCTCGATAAAAAGATCAAAGAATATTACGACAACAATAAGGATGAATTCGAGCGAGTGAAGGTGGCCCATATCCTGATTCGGACCGTTGATGAAAAGAAGGGAAAGGACAACAAGCCGGTTTCAAAGAGAACCGAAGAGGCCGCGCAAGCCCTCATCAAAAAGGTCCAGGAGAGACTTCAAAAAGGGGAGGAATTCGGCAAGATCGCCTCGGAGGTCTCCGAGGATGAGATGACCAAGAAGCGGGGTGGAAATCTGGAATATGTAACAATCCGTGACAAGCGCCTGGAACAAAAGGGATGGCTCACGCTTTCAGAGCAGGCGTTCGCCCTAAAACAGGGGGATGTCTCCACACCGATCAAGACTAAAGACGGCATCCACCTGATCAAAGTCCTGGAGGCAAAGACCTCTCAATCATTGGAGGAGGCCTCGATGGGGATTCGGTTTCGAATTCAGTCGAAGGTGCGACAGGATCTTCTGGATCAACTCAAGAAGGATCGCAAGGTGCAATTCTTTGATAACAAGCCTCAGGCAACCGCACCTGCCCTCCCACCCGGACACCCAGAGCTAGAGAAGAGCCACCCCTGA
- a CDS encoding acylphosphatase, with amino-acid sequence MEKVRAHLVISGRVQGVCFRACTEEEATRRHLTGWVRNTEEGKVEVVVEGESEPVRQLIDWCHEGPPTARVSKVEVTLEKFHGDLTDFRIVR; translated from the coding sequence ATGGAAAAAGTTCGAGCCCATTTAGTAATTTCTGGCCGGGTCCAAGGGGTTTGCTTTCGTGCCTGTACGGAGGAAGAGGCGACCCGCAGGCATCTGACTGGCTGGGTCCGAAACACCGAAGAGGGCAAAGTAGAGGTGGTTGTTGAAGGAGAGAGCGAACCTGTCCGTCAACTGATTGACTGGTGCCACGAGGGCCCTCCCACCGCACGTGTCTCTAAAGTAGAGGTCACCCTGGAAAAATTTCATGGGGATTTGACGGATTTCCGCATTGTTCGATAA
- the ruvX gene encoding Holliday junction resolvase RuvX encodes MRILALDMGSKTIGVALSDPLGWTAQGLKTVLRRGKESDYKTIVDLVKEWEVDEILIGLPINMNGTEGPQAEKVRAFASELGRHIEVPITFWDERLSTAGAERSLLEADLSRERRKEVIDKMAAAFILQGYLDQRRQIKKEEIS; translated from the coding sequence ATGAGAATTTTGGCATTAGATATGGGGAGCAAGACAATAGGGGTTGCCCTCTCTGACCCCCTCGGTTGGACGGCTCAAGGGCTGAAGACCGTTTTACGAAGGGGGAAGGAGAGTGACTATAAAACCATTGTCGATTTAGTGAAAGAATGGGAGGTTGATGAGATTCTGATCGGGTTGCCGATCAACATGAATGGTACGGAGGGCCCCCAGGCCGAGAAGGTTCGAGCCTTTGCCAGTGAGCTGGGACGGCATATAGAGGTCCCGATTACATTTTGGGACGAAAGACTTTCAACCGCTGGCGCTGAAAGGTCGCTGCTTGAGGCGGATCTCTCGCGTGAGCGGCGTAAAGAGGTGATCGACAAGATGGCTGCCGCCTTCATTCTTCAGGGGTATCTTGATCAGAGGCGCCAAATAAAGAAGGAAGAGATTTCATGA
- the mltG gene encoding endolytic transglycosylase MltG, with product MRRLLATFLLVSLITVGVLGFSFVLFIHLPYGQGGDFTIEPGKTVAQITDDLERHSLISSKRLFKLYVRVKGLDRKIRAGDYKYPPLMTPKALLGYLLKGDFARVRITIVEGWTAKQIAKYLADRELLSAESFLAAMRDPLLIQSLGLSTAVLEGYLYPDTYQIYRPKGPEEVVRKLVNRFHEVYYKESFVERAREVGMSDYDVLVLSSIVEKETGRVEERPLIASVFLNRLKKGIALASDPTVIYGLPNFDGNLRKIDLETASPYNTYLNPGLPPTPISNPGRDSLRAVLYPAESDYLYFVAKGDGSHEFSRTLEEHNKAVYQYQQAPYRN from the coding sequence ATGAGACGGCTGTTGGCGACATTTCTTCTGGTCAGCCTGATTACCGTGGGGGTTCTGGGATTTAGCTTTGTTCTTTTTATCCATCTTCCTTACGGACAGGGGGGGGATTTCACGATTGAGCCTGGGAAGACTGTCGCCCAGATCACGGATGATCTGGAGCGGCATTCTCTCATTTCCAGCAAGAGGTTGTTTAAGCTTTATGTCCGGGTGAAGGGGCTTGACCGGAAGATTCGCGCAGGTGACTACAAGTATCCTCCCCTGATGACCCCCAAGGCGTTGTTGGGATACCTTCTGAAAGGGGATTTTGCACGGGTGCGGATTACGATTGTGGAAGGATGGACCGCAAAACAGATTGCCAAGTATCTGGCGGACCGGGAATTATTATCTGCCGAATCATTCTTGGCTGCGATGAGAGACCCCTTGCTGATTCAGTCCCTCGGTTTGTCCACGGCCGTTCTTGAAGGCTATCTCTACCCCGACACCTACCAGATTTATAGACCGAAAGGTCCGGAAGAGGTGGTTCGAAAACTGGTGAACCGGTTTCATGAGGTCTACTACAAGGAGAGTTTTGTGGAGAGGGCGAGGGAGGTCGGGATGTCGGATTATGATGTTCTTGTTTTATCCTCCATTGTTGAAAAAGAGACCGGGAGGGTTGAGGAACGTCCGCTCATTGCCTCTGTTTTTTTAAATCGCTTGAAAAAAGGGATCGCTCTCGCCTCGGATCCGACGGTTATCTATGGGCTTCCAAATTTTGATGGGAATTTAAGGAAGATCGATCTCGAAACCGCTTCACCGTATAATACTTATTTGAATCCGGGACTTCCTCCAACGCCTATTTCCAATCCGGGTCGCGATTCGTTACGGGCGGTTCTTTATCCTGCAGAATCGGACTATCTCTACTTTGTCGCCAAGGGGGACGGCAGCCATGAATTTTCAAGAACGCTCGAGGAGCATAATAAGGCTGTTTATCAATACCAACAGGCTCCTTATCGCAATTAG